One segment of Phaeacidiphilus oryzae TH49 DNA contains the following:
- a CDS encoding EamA family transporter produces the protein MRTSAPGRSAGIAVALVSAVAFGGSGVAAKPLLDAGVPPFDMVWLRVAGAALVLLPVAARHAWVVRRRPRVLVGFGLLGIAGVQTCYFSAISDIPVGVALLLEYLAPPLILGWVRFVQRKPVTRAAALGAVVAVAGLACVVEVWAGLGGLRPVGVLLGLGAACCQVGYFLFSEAASDPGADGRTVPPLALTAWGMIFGAVVMTALARPWGLHWAVLGRTVPMGGLHAPAWLLLAWVVLIATVLAYLTGIAAIGMLSPAVAGVVACLEAVVAAVGSWIMLDQRLALPQVVGGLLVLTGALIAQSGPNSGTRQGDWANAEAVDRFGSGIPDSIDSAPAPRHHR, from the coding sequence ATGAGGACGTCTGCCCCGGGAAGGTCCGCCGGTATCGCGGTGGCGCTGGTGTCGGCGGTGGCCTTCGGCGGCTCGGGGGTCGCCGCGAAGCCGCTGCTGGACGCCGGAGTCCCGCCGTTCGACATGGTGTGGCTGCGGGTGGCGGGGGCGGCCCTGGTGCTGCTGCCGGTGGCGGCCCGGCACGCCTGGGTGGTGCGGCGGCGCCCCAGGGTGCTGGTCGGCTTCGGACTGCTGGGCATCGCCGGCGTCCAGACCTGCTACTTCTCGGCCATCTCGGACATCCCGGTGGGGGTGGCCCTGCTGCTGGAGTACCTGGCGCCGCCGCTGATCCTCGGCTGGGTGCGGTTCGTCCAGCGCAAGCCGGTGACCCGGGCGGCGGCCCTGGGCGCGGTGGTCGCGGTGGCCGGGCTGGCCTGCGTGGTGGAGGTCTGGGCGGGGCTGGGCGGGCTGCGGCCGGTCGGGGTGCTGCTCGGCCTCGGCGCGGCCTGCTGCCAGGTCGGGTACTTCCTCTTCTCCGAGGCGGCCTCGGACCCCGGGGCGGACGGCCGGACGGTGCCGCCGCTGGCGCTGACCGCGTGGGGGATGATTTTCGGTGCCGTGGTGATGACCGCGCTGGCCAGGCCGTGGGGGTTGCACTGGGCGGTGCTCGGCCGGACGGTGCCGATGGGCGGGCTGCACGCGCCCGCGTGGCTGCTGCTGGCCTGGGTGGTGCTGATCGCCACCGTGCTGGCGTACCTGACCGGGATCGCCGCGATCGGGATGCTCTCCCCCGCCGTGGCCGGGGTGGTGGCCTGCCTGGAGGCGGTGGTGGCCGCGGTCGGCTCGTGGATCATGCTGGACCAGCGGCTGGCCCTGCCGCAGGTGGTCGGCGGGCTGCTGGTGCTCACCGGCGCGCTGATCGCCCAGAGCGGCCCCAACTCCGGTACGCGTCAAGGGGATTGGGCGAACGCCGAGGCGGTGGACCGATTCGGAAGCGGAATACCCGATTCGATTGACAGCGCCCCCGCTCCTCGTCACCATCGTTAG
- a CDS encoding flavin reductase family protein, translating to MYDAAQTQPQTQPRTESEPEAEVSPEDFRAALGRLASGVVLVTAHDEEDGPRGEDIGMTATAFMSVSLEPPLVLISLRQDSRMDEALSRIDHWAVSILSESQRHIAGRFAMKGRVSDRLLFEDIPYRRGEASGAPLVGGALATIECRTHERMPAGDHNLLVGRVLHATIPSPEGTPLLHFRSRYRGLG from the coding sequence GTGTACGACGCCGCGCAGACCCAGCCCCAGACCCAGCCCCGGACCGAGAGCGAGCCGGAAGCCGAAGTCTCCCCCGAGGACTTCCGGGCCGCTCTCGGACGGCTCGCCTCGGGAGTGGTGCTGGTCACCGCCCACGACGAGGAGGACGGGCCGCGCGGCGAGGACATCGGGATGACCGCGACCGCGTTCATGTCGGTCTCCCTGGAGCCCCCGCTGGTGCTGATCTCGCTGCGGCAGGACTCCCGGATGGACGAGGCGCTCAGCCGGATCGACCACTGGGCGGTCTCCATCCTCTCCGAGAGCCAGCGCCATATCGCCGGGCGCTTCGCCATGAAGGGGCGGGTCAGCGACCGCCTCCTCTTCGAGGACATCCCGTACCGCCGGGGCGAGGCGAGCGGCGCGCCGCTGGTGGGCGGTGCCCTGGCCACCATCGAATGCCGCACCCACGAGCGGATGCCGGCAGGCGACCACAACCTCCTGGTAGGCCGCGTCCTCCACGCCACCATCCCCAGCCCCGAGGGCACCCCCCTCCTCCACTTCCGCTCCCGCTACCGCGGCCTCGGCTGA
- the nagA gene encoding N-acetylglucosamine-6-phosphate deacetylase, which produces MPGMLTTAERTVLTGAALVLPESTLAGGRLAVDGRGRIEEIGQAPGPDSADAGAEAGATVLDLTGYTVVPGFVDIHVHGGGGASYASGDPEEALTAARTHREHGTTTTVASTVTGQIDEVCRQAAVLSELVEQGELAGVHFEGPFISRHRCGAHDPDLLRDPDPALVRKLVDAARGTARMVTLAPELDGGLESVRMLADLGVIAAVGHTDSDYDRTLAAVDAGATVATHLFNAMPGVNHRAPGPVVALLEDERVTVELVGDGVHLHPSVVDLALRAAGPERVALITDAMGAAGMGDGLYPLGPLQVRVEDGVARLVQGGSIAGSTLTLDVAYRRAVTLNGLAPHTASRMISLNPARLLGLGDRVGSLEPGKDADLVVLDADWNVSAVMRKGAWVTGRDRLPVAK; this is translated from the coding sequence ATGCCGGGAATGCTGACAACCGCGGAGCGCACCGTCCTGACCGGGGCCGCTCTCGTCCTGCCCGAGTCGACGCTGGCCGGCGGCCGGCTGGCCGTCGACGGCCGGGGCCGGATCGAGGAGATCGGCCAGGCCCCCGGCCCGGACTCGGCCGACGCCGGCGCCGAGGCCGGCGCCACCGTCCTCGACCTCACCGGGTACACCGTCGTCCCGGGCTTCGTGGACATCCATGTCCACGGCGGCGGCGGCGCCTCGTACGCCTCCGGGGACCCGGAGGAGGCCCTGACCGCCGCCCGCACCCACCGGGAGCACGGCACCACCACCACCGTCGCCTCCACCGTCACCGGGCAGATCGACGAGGTCTGCCGGCAGGCCGCCGTCCTCAGCGAACTGGTCGAGCAGGGCGAGCTCGCCGGGGTGCACTTCGAGGGCCCGTTCATCAGCCGGCACCGCTGCGGCGCCCACGACCCGGACCTCCTCCGCGACCCCGACCCGGCCCTGGTCCGCAAGCTGGTGGACGCGGCCCGCGGCACCGCGCGGATGGTCACCCTCGCGCCCGAGCTGGACGGCGGCCTGGAGTCGGTGCGGATGCTCGCCGACCTCGGGGTGATCGCCGCCGTCGGGCACACCGACTCGGACTACGACCGGACCCTGGCCGCGGTCGACGCCGGCGCCACCGTCGCCACCCACCTGTTCAACGCCATGCCCGGCGTCAACCACCGCGCCCCCGGCCCGGTGGTGGCCCTGCTGGAGGACGAGCGGGTGACCGTCGAGCTGGTCGGCGACGGGGTGCACCTCCACCCCTCGGTGGTCGACCTGGCGCTGCGGGCGGCCGGCCCGGAGCGGGTGGCGCTGATCACCGACGCGATGGGCGCGGCTGGGATGGGCGACGGCCTCTACCCGCTCGGCCCGCTCCAGGTGCGGGTCGAGGACGGGGTGGCCCGGCTGGTCCAGGGCGGCTCGATCGCGGGCTCCACCCTCACCCTGGACGTGGCCTACCGGCGGGCGGTGACCCTCAACGGGCTGGCCCCGCACACGGCCTCCCGGATGATCTCGCTCAACCCCGCCCGGCTGCTGGGCCTCGGCGACCGGGTCGGCTCCCTGGAGCCCGGCAAGGACGCCGACCTGGTGGTGCTGGACGCCGACTGGAACGTGTCCGCCGTGATGCGGAAGGGCGCCTGGGTCACCGGTCGGGACCGGCTCCCCGTCGCGAAGTAG
- a CDS encoding CBM35 domain-containing protein: protein MTADHNGLPEDDDPFGYLYRPDGESGASGDGSEAPTRQQGVPRRSFAGTAQVGRTTYGASAPYGAAPYQQQAPGYQQQAPGYQQQPPAGPYGGQVPQQQAQQPPGGGHGRSAGRGSGRRGPGGGRGVMIGAAAVVAAIVIGIGIAVFNNNGDSHGNAGAGSSSSATTGQSNDTASPSAPANAPLPGVVDADTLVLSPGLTTNNDHAGAKSKDGKFVETMPAGSSVSWQVNVPKAGFYHLWVRYANAGKDSGLTVTVNGKANSKPIDLSNWSHSSDWAQAWYRSWAGVQLNSGQNTIVLSSGAGQGNVNLDQFALNTSGSPDGGWGW from the coding sequence ATGACAGCCGATCACAACGGTCTGCCCGAGGATGACGACCCGTTCGGCTACCTCTACCGTCCGGACGGCGAATCCGGTGCCTCGGGCGACGGCTCCGAGGCGCCCACCCGCCAGCAGGGCGTCCCGAGGCGTTCCTTCGCGGGCACGGCGCAGGTCGGACGCACCACCTACGGAGCCTCGGCGCCGTACGGGGCCGCTCCTTACCAGCAGCAGGCCCCCGGCTATCAGCAGCAGGCCCCCGGGTACCAGCAGCAGCCTCCGGCCGGCCCGTACGGCGGCCAGGTCCCGCAGCAGCAGGCGCAGCAGCCGCCCGGCGGCGGCCACGGCCGCTCGGCCGGGCGCGGCAGCGGGCGGCGCGGGCCGGGCGGCGGGCGCGGGGTGATGATCGGCGCGGCCGCGGTGGTCGCCGCGATCGTGATCGGCATCGGTATCGCGGTCTTCAACAACAACGGCGACTCCCACGGCAACGCCGGCGCGGGTTCCAGCAGCAGCGCGACCACGGGGCAGTCCAACGACACCGCCTCGCCGAGCGCCCCGGCCAACGCCCCGCTGCCGGGCGTGGTGGACGCCGACACCCTGGTCCTCAGCCCTGGGCTGACCACCAACAACGATCACGCCGGAGCCAAGTCCAAGGACGGCAAGTTCGTCGAGACCATGCCCGCGGGCTCCTCGGTGAGCTGGCAGGTCAACGTCCCCAAGGCCGGCTTCTACCACCTGTGGGTGCGCTACGCGAACGCCGGCAAGGACAGCGGGCTGACGGTGACGGTGAACGGCAAGGCCAACTCCAAGCCGATCGACCTCAGCAACTGGTCCCACTCCAGCGACTGGGCGCAGGCCTGGTACCGCTCCTGGGCCGGGGTCCAGCTGAACAGCGGCCAGAACACCATCGTCCTCTCCTCCGGCGCCGGCCAGGGCAACGTCAACCTGGACCAGTTCGCGCTGAACACCAGCGGCTCCCCGGACGGCGGCTGGGGCTGGTGA
- a CDS encoding TetR/AcrR family transcriptional regulator yields MPTGTALRDPRTQLFAAAERILLDSGPNALTSRAVTTEAGCAKGVLHRHFADFDDFLAALVRDRIGWLEARGRTLSGRIGLGGIAENLADTLDEVFTPLVAAEVGLVIARDGLRARLRELVPRGLPLLAEATRIVRHYLAAEQETGRLAPEADPAVLAPTLIGAAHLLYADRESPRPDAAALRRTVDAVLAGAGAAATPSS; encoded by the coding sequence GTGCCCACCGGGACAGCCCTGCGGGACCCCCGCACGCAGCTCTTCGCCGCGGCCGAGCGGATCCTGCTCGACTCCGGACCCAACGCCCTGACCAGCCGTGCCGTCACCACCGAGGCCGGCTGCGCCAAAGGCGTGCTGCACCGGCACTTCGCGGATTTCGACGACTTCCTCGCCGCCCTGGTCCGGGACCGGATCGGCTGGCTGGAGGCGCGGGGACGCACCCTGAGCGGGCGGATCGGCCTCGGCGGGATCGCGGAGAACCTCGCGGACACCCTCGACGAGGTCTTCACCCCGCTGGTGGCGGCCGAGGTCGGCCTGGTGATCGCTCGGGACGGCCTGCGCGCCCGGCTGCGCGAGCTAGTGCCGCGCGGGCTGCCGCTGCTCGCCGAGGCGACCCGGATCGTCCGGCACTACCTCGCGGCCGAGCAGGAGACCGGCCGGCTCGCCCCGGAGGCCGATCCGGCCGTGCTGGCCCCCACCCTGATCGGCGCCGCGCACCTCCTCTACGCCGACCGCGAGTCGCCGCGGCCGGACGCGGCGGCCCTCCGCCGCACCGTGGACGCGGTGCTGGCGGGGGCCGGCGCCGCCGCTACACCCAGTTCCTGA
- a CDS encoding class II fructose-bisphosphate aldolase: MTLATTGELVAAARADGRGLPAFNVITLEHAEAIAAGAEAAGSPAVLQISQNAVRFHGDRLLPLARAAAAVAESAEVPLALHLDHVEDAGLLRSSAEAGFSSAMFDASALLYDGNVAATREAADWAHRQGLWLEAELGRVGGKPGDAHTPGVRTDPAEAAAYVAATGVDALAVAVGSSHAMTERTAVLDRELIGRLRAAVPVPLVLHGSSGVPDEELTGAVAAGMTKINIGTALNTAFSAEVRAYLAEHPSVVDPRRYLAPGRDAMADTVRRLSSVVASVPSPREPAD; encoded by the coding sequence ATGACGCTGGCCACCACCGGGGAGCTGGTCGCGGCGGCACGTGCGGACGGGCGCGGGCTGCCCGCGTTCAACGTGATCACCCTGGAGCACGCGGAGGCGATCGCCGCCGGCGCCGAGGCGGCCGGCTCTCCGGCGGTCCTGCAGATCAGCCAGAACGCGGTCCGCTTCCACGGCGACCGGCTGCTGCCGCTGGCCCGTGCGGCGGCAGCGGTCGCCGAGTCGGCGGAGGTGCCGCTGGCGCTCCATCTGGACCATGTCGAGGACGCCGGGCTGCTGCGGTCCTCCGCGGAGGCCGGCTTCTCCTCGGCGATGTTCGACGCCTCGGCGCTGCTGTACGACGGGAACGTCGCCGCCACCCGGGAGGCGGCGGACTGGGCGCACCGTCAGGGACTGTGGCTGGAGGCCGAGTTGGGCCGGGTCGGCGGCAAGCCCGGGGACGCCCACACCCCCGGCGTGCGGACCGATCCGGCCGAGGCCGCCGCGTATGTCGCGGCCACCGGGGTGGACGCGCTGGCGGTGGCGGTGGGCAGCTCGCACGCGATGACCGAGCGGACCGCCGTGCTGGACCGCGAGCTGATCGGCCGGCTGCGCGCGGCCGTCCCGGTCCCGCTGGTGCTCCACGGCTCCTCGGGCGTCCCGGACGAGGAGCTGACCGGGGCGGTGGCCGCCGGGATGACGAAGATCAACATCGGCACGGCGCTGAACACGGCCTTCAGCGCCGAGGTCCGCGCCTACCTGGCCGAGCATCCCTCGGTGGTGGACCCGCGGCGGTACCTCGCGCCCGGGCGGGACGCGATGGCGGACACCGTCCGCCGGCTCAGCTCCGTGGTGGCCTCGGTGCCGTCCCCGCGGGAGCCGGCCGACTGA
- a CDS encoding diguanylate cyclase domain-containing protein, with protein sequence METESEPYVRLATLRTLHRIIAELNAARSLADTLQAVVEGAVNGLGFDAAAVNLVRPDGDLVVSAVFERTSGPLADYGDASGSSSVPADSSIGIGSILGQTGTRASWERLLSIGEQWGDLIFVPHERSWAWEPDIPKVVGGQSWSGDEHAWHPEDSLFAPMFSPGRELLGVLSVDRPRNGRRPGTWVREALEMFSLQASIAINNARLRAEMQRALARLEQEQQALRASEESFRQAFEYAPSGMAITELHGDQRSMLTRVNDALCRLLGRSRSSLRRQSFADLVHPEDRALLERTSAEGGRAELRLARRDGAYLWVSLRNSVVADASEGPRFLLTHVEDIEERKRHELQLAHRASHDALTGLPNGAELRNRLSLRLCARPDAPTGPAMRDFAAGGPGLGGTPGIAGASSSARHEGLEAWIAGDTPPRGHGYDLNAFDFDSSVGYDHVHAVPPNQQDPRNPGGRGRGLAVLFCDLDGFKSINDRFGHNAGDIVLIEVARRLQHAVREHDTVARLGGDEFVVLADGLDQEQAKDLAGRLRTAVVPPIRIEGRTVRVGVSMGIGWAGCGMSIDEVLHTADELMYVEKRSRSGGRSHRRAG encoded by the coding sequence ATGGAGACGGAGTCGGAGCCGTACGTCCGCCTCGCCACCCTGCGCACCCTTCACCGGATCATCGCCGAACTGAACGCGGCCCGCAGCCTGGCCGACACGCTGCAGGCGGTGGTCGAGGGGGCGGTGAACGGGCTGGGTTTCGACGCCGCCGCGGTCAATCTGGTGCGGCCGGACGGCGATCTGGTGGTCTCCGCCGTCTTCGAGCGGACCAGCGGGCCGCTCGCCGACTACGGCGACGCCTCCGGATCCTCCTCGGTCCCCGCCGACTCGTCGATCGGCATCGGCTCGATCCTCGGCCAGACCGGCACCCGCGCCTCCTGGGAGCGGCTGCTGAGCATCGGCGAGCAGTGGGGCGACCTGATCTTCGTCCCGCACGAGCGGTCCTGGGCCTGGGAGCCCGACATCCCCAAGGTGGTCGGCGGCCAGTCCTGGAGCGGCGACGAGCACGCCTGGCATCCCGAGGACAGCCTCTTCGCCCCGATGTTCAGCCCCGGCCGGGAGCTCCTCGGCGTCCTCTCCGTGGACCGCCCGCGCAACGGCAGGCGCCCCGGCACCTGGGTGCGCGAGGCGCTGGAGATGTTCTCCCTCCAGGCGTCGATAGCCATCAACAACGCCCGCCTGCGCGCCGAGATGCAGCGCGCCCTGGCCCGCCTGGAGCAGGAGCAGCAGGCGCTCCGGGCCAGTGAGGAAAGCTTCCGCCAGGCCTTCGAGTACGCGCCCAGCGGGATGGCGATCACCGAGCTCCACGGCGACCAGCGGTCCATGCTGACCCGCGTCAACGACGCCCTGTGCCGGCTGCTGGGCCGCTCCCGCTCCTCCCTCCGCCGGCAGTCCTTCGCCGACCTGGTGCACCCGGAGGACCGCGCCCTGCTGGAGCGCACCTCCGCCGAGGGCGGCCGGGCCGAGCTCCGGCTGGCCCGCCGGGACGGCGCCTACCTCTGGGTCTCTTTGCGCAACTCGGTCGTCGCGGACGCCTCCGAGGGCCCGCGCTTCCTGCTCACCCACGTCGAGGACATCGAGGAGCGCAAGCGCCACGAGCTCCAGCTCGCCCACCGGGCCAGCCATGACGCGCTCACCGGGCTGCCGAACGGCGCCGAGCTGCGCAACCGGCTCAGCCTGCGGCTGTGCGCCCGCCCGGACGCCCCGACCGGCCCGGCCATGCGCGACTTCGCGGCCGGCGGCCCCGGACTCGGCGGGACGCCGGGCATCGCCGGCGCCTCCTCCAGCGCCCGCCACGAGGGGCTGGAGGCCTGGATCGCCGGCGACACCCCGCCCCGCGGCCACGGCTACGACCTCAACGCCTTCGACTTCGACTCCAGCGTCGGCTACGACCACGTCCACGCCGTCCCGCCGAACCAGCAGGACCCGCGGAACCCCGGCGGCCGGGGCCGCGGCCTCGCCGTCCTCTTCTGCGATCTGGACGGCTTCAAGTCGATCAACGACCGCTTCGGCCACAACGCCGGCGACATCGTGCTGATCGAGGTGGCCCGCCGGCTCCAGCACGCGGTGCGCGAGCACGACACGGTCGCCCGGCTGGGCGGCGACGAGTTCGTGGTCCTCGCGGACGGCCTGGACCAGGAGCAGGCCAAGGACCTCGCGGGCCGGCTGCGCACCGCCGTGGTGCCGCCGATCCGGATCGAGGGCCGCACGGTCCGGGTCGGGGTGTCGATGGGCATCGGCTGGGCGGGCTGCGGAATGAGCATCGACGAGGTGCTGCACACCGCCGACGAACTCATGTACGTCGAGAAGCGCTCGCGTTCGGGCGGCCGCTCCCACCGGCGCGCGGGATAG
- a CDS encoding STAS domain-containing protein, with protein sequence MTTDHLTAAQPAGHESRLRLYGVGDGRTELVVLEGELDMGSTEAADRAVDAALSRRPEALVLDLQLLEFCDCSGLRSLLRAEELAREAGVRLRLLTPTVQVARLLRLADCGELLASFDAPADEPLEGPPGEPPGAPLERPPGELPDSPLEGPPGEPPGASPQAPPEEPPGGPPTPGTAREERPPRR encoded by the coding sequence ATGACGACCGATCACCTCACCGCCGCCCAGCCCGCCGGGCACGAGTCCCGGCTGCGGCTCTACGGCGTGGGTGACGGGCGTACCGAACTCGTCGTACTGGAAGGCGAGTTGGACATGGGCTCGACCGAGGCGGCGGACCGCGCGGTGGATGCCGCGCTGAGCCGGCGGCCCGAGGCGCTGGTGCTCGACCTCCAGCTCCTCGAGTTCTGCGACTGCTCGGGGCTGAGGTCGCTGCTGCGGGCCGAGGAGCTGGCCCGGGAGGCGGGCGTCCGGCTGCGGCTGCTGACGCCGACGGTCCAGGTCGCGCGGCTCTTACGGCTGGCCGACTGCGGGGAGCTGCTCGCCTCCTTCGACGCGCCTGCCGACGAGCCCCTCGAAGGGCCTCCCGGGGAGCCCCCCGGCGCCCCGCTCGAACGGCCTCCCGGGGAACTCCCCGACAGCCCGCTCGAAGGGCCTCCCGGGGAGCCCCCCGGCGCCTCGCCCCAAGCGCCTCCCGAGGAGCCCCCCGGCGGGCCTCCGACTCCGGGGACGGCGCGGGAGGAGCGCCCCCCGCGCCGCTGA
- a CDS encoding LLM class F420-dependent oxidoreductase: protein MAALELAANLPYAADARTAADQAADLEKAGLDTIWVAEAYGFDAVSVLGYLAARTSRVKLGSAIVNIYSRTPALLGQTAAGLDAISGGRFILGLGTSGPQVIEGWHGLPYDRPLGRTREVVDLVRRILRREVIEHHGLYDMPLPPEKGGSLGKPLKILTHPVRDAVPIWIAALGPANVRMTAEIADGWIPTLFLPEKADRVWGEALAEGRAKRPAELGPLRITAGGLVAVLEDEDEIRRTRDLARPQIALYVGGMGARGKNFYNNIARAYGYEKEAALIQDLYLSGRKKEAEAAVPAEFVEQMTMVGPAGYVRDRIEAYRAAGVTTLNINPVGPEPAKVVEQVRNWV, encoded by the coding sequence ATGGCCGCCCTCGAACTCGCCGCGAACCTGCCGTACGCAGCCGACGCCAGGACCGCCGCGGACCAGGCGGCCGACCTGGAGAAGGCCGGTCTGGACACCATCTGGGTCGCCGAGGCCTACGGCTTCGACGCGGTCAGCGTCCTCGGCTACCTGGCCGCCCGCACCTCCCGGGTCAAGCTCGGCTCGGCGATCGTCAACATCTACTCCCGCACCCCCGCGCTGCTCGGGCAGACCGCAGCCGGCCTGGACGCGATCTCCGGCGGCCGCTTCATCCTCGGCCTCGGCACCTCGGGGCCGCAGGTCATCGAGGGCTGGCACGGCCTCCCGTACGACCGGCCGCTGGGGCGGACCCGCGAGGTGGTGGACCTGGTCCGGCGGATACTCCGGCGCGAGGTCATCGAGCACCACGGCCTCTACGACATGCCGCTGCCGCCCGAGAAGGGCGGCAGCCTCGGCAAGCCGCTGAAGATCCTCACTCATCCGGTCCGGGACGCGGTGCCGATCTGGATCGCCGCCCTCGGCCCGGCGAACGTCCGGATGACCGCGGAGATCGCGGACGGCTGGATCCCCACCCTCTTCCTGCCGGAGAAGGCGGACCGGGTCTGGGGCGAGGCGCTCGCCGAGGGGAGGGCCAAGCGCCCCGCCGAGCTCGGACCGCTGCGGATCACCGCGGGCGGACTGGTCGCGGTCCTCGAGGACGAGGACGAGATCCGCCGCACCCGTGACCTGGCGCGGCCTCAGATCGCCCTGTACGTGGGCGGGATGGGCGCCCGCGGCAAGAACTTCTACAACAACATCGCCCGGGCCTACGGCTACGAGAAGGAGGCCGCGCTGATCCAGGACCTCTACCTCTCCGGCCGGAAGAAGGAGGCCGAGGCGGCGGTCCCGGCCGAGTTCGTGGAGCAGATGACGATGGTCGGCCCGGCCGGCTACGTCCGCGACCGGATCGAGGCCTACCGCGCGGCCGGGGTGACCACGCTGAACATCAACCCGGTCGGCCCGGAGCCGGCGAAGGTCGTCGAGCAGGTCAGGAACTGGGTGTAG
- a CDS encoding class I SAM-dependent methyltransferase yields the protein MPTTSSEGSTGKYPSGAEPHKARETAEGFGANAARYDRTRPGYPQRLIARITAAADTSADGGRPTVLDVGCGTGIASRLLQSAGCRVLGVEPDARMAEFARARGTEVEVSTIEEWDPAGRRFDAVVAGQAWHWVDPVAGAARAAEALRRPAGRLVVFWNVFRASEEVQQAFTAAYRRTLTGLPEGFQALPGADVYQRMVDIAANGIRESGAFEEPQEWRHDWEREYTRDEWLDQVPTFGGFNRFPPEQLDALLAAVGEAVDAMGGSFTLGYTAAAVAARVAGD from the coding sequence ATGCCCACTACATCTTCGGAAGGTTCGACAGGCAAGTATCCGTCAGGGGCCGAGCCGCACAAGGCCCGCGAGACGGCCGAGGGCTTCGGGGCCAACGCGGCCCGGTACGACCGGACCCGGCCCGGATACCCGCAGCGGCTGATCGCCCGGATCACCGCGGCGGCCGACACCAGCGCGGACGGCGGGCGGCCCACCGTGCTCGACGTCGGCTGCGGGACCGGGATCGCCTCAAGGCTGCTGCAGTCCGCCGGTTGCCGGGTGCTCGGGGTCGAACCCGACGCCCGGATGGCCGAGTTCGCCCGGGCGCGGGGCACCGAGGTGGAGGTCTCCACCATCGAGGAGTGGGACCCGGCCGGCCGGCGGTTCGACGCGGTGGTCGCCGGACAGGCCTGGCACTGGGTGGACCCGGTGGCCGGGGCGGCACGCGCCGCGGAGGCGCTGCGGCGGCCGGCCGGCCGGCTGGTGGTGTTCTGGAACGTCTTCCGGGCCTCGGAGGAGGTGCAGCAGGCCTTCACCGCGGCCTACCGCCGGACGCTGACCGGGCTCCCCGAGGGGTTCCAGGCGCTGCCCGGCGCCGACGTCTACCAGCGGATGGTGGACATCGCGGCGAACGGCATCCGCGAGTCCGGTGCCTTCGAGGAGCCGCAGGAGTGGCGGCACGACTGGGAGCGGGAGTACACCCGCGACGAGTGGCTGGACCAGGTGCCGACCTTCGGCGGCTTCAACCGCTTCCCGCCCGAGCAGCTGGACGCGCTGCTGGCGGCCGTGGGCGAGGCGGTCGACGCGATGGGCGGCTCCTTCACCCTGGGGTACACGGCGGCGGCGGTTGCCGCCCGGGTGGCCGGCGACTGA
- the arfB gene encoding alternative ribosome rescue aminoacyl-tRNA hydrolase ArfB produces the protein MPDPMAVRVRGTVVIPEAELAWRFSRASGPGGQHVNTSDSAVELRYDLAASAALPPVWRERALERLADRLIDGGVVAVRASEHRSQWRNREAAAVRLGALLTEAVAPPPRARRATRPSRGAKERRLAAKRHRSDVKRSRSGRYPD, from the coding sequence ATGCCCGATCCCATGGCCGTGCGCGTACGCGGCACCGTCGTCATCCCCGAGGCCGAGCTGGCCTGGCGGTTCTCGCGCGCGTCGGGGCCGGGCGGGCAGCATGTCAACACCTCCGACTCGGCGGTGGAGCTGCGGTACGACCTGGCGGCGTCGGCGGCGCTGCCGCCGGTGTGGCGGGAGCGGGCGCTGGAGCGGCTGGCCGATCGGCTGATCGACGGGGGCGTGGTCGCGGTCCGGGCCTCCGAGCATCGGTCGCAGTGGCGGAACCGGGAGGCCGCGGCGGTGCGGCTGGGCGCGCTGCTGACGGAGGCGGTGGCCCCGCCGCCGCGCGCGCGGCGCGCGACGCGGCCGTCCCGCGGGGCGAAGGAGCGCCGCTTGGCCGCGAAGCGGCACCGCAGCGACGTGAAGCGCTCCCGGTCCGGCCGCTATCCGGACTGA